The DNA sequence CATAAACCATGGGCCAGTTGGACGCTAcacacaaaaaataaaaacaaaaactcAAGCTGCCTATTAAAGAACCAAATGGTAACTACTGAAGTACTGAAAACGCTCTTCACAATCTGTCAAAAATATAAATCTCAGTTATGTGATTGGTCATTTTTGTCTTCAGGATTGAGGATGAGCAGTTAGAACTTAGAAAGGGAAGCCGAATAGGGCACTCAGTAATTCTCTTTTCCTATTAGTCCGAGGCATACGTAATTGTCTTGCATATTGATGAGTAATGAAGTGGCTTTTGGTCAGTAGTCAATGTAGCATAACATATGTTAGTGACAGAGGTAAGTCATAATTTGAAGTTTATGATTTCTGAACTTGCCATCAAACTCATAACTCGTTTTAGTACTAAATTCTCAAACAGATATTTaaacatatttaatgaattttctaATACGAATATATAATCTAAGCAAAAGTCACCATTTCTTCCAGATGAGTGTCCCTACTTTGCAATGAAAAGAGTTTCTAACTAATTAAAGGCCTAATCAAAACTCTTTTCTGTATGCTGGGGTGGTCCATTATACACCATTAGCTGGGGGAACAAACAGGAGAATCTATTTTTGCATCCTATATatccctcctcccccccccccccgggaaataaaaaagaaaaggaaaaatagtGGGGAAAGATCATGGGAAACATACAAAAACACTTACTCATAAAGTAAAACAATGATGGAAAAAACTAAGAACCATCCCAATCCACTTTGAAAAAGAGTCAGTTTATAGTCGTCTCATCTTTAAGCTTATCAACAAAGTAAACTTTGTTGTGTTCACTGCATCGAACTTCACATGACATAGACATGAATCTTATCAATTGAATATATTCAAGAGCAAGAGGAGTATTTATCAAAAGGACAAAACAAATACTCCTCGGCTGAGGAACAAAGCTTCCAGATCTTCATCTCATCTTCATGTCTACTAGCTAATCCTTTACAACAACTAGGCTCATTCAAGTTATTGGGGTCAGCTATATGAATCCGCACTATCCATGTCGCCTATTTAAGCATGTGTACTAACTAAATCCATTATTCTAGATAAATAACTGTAAATCCAAACACACATTAGACCACCAACTCGAAGCAGGGAAATATTATAAAATTGAACTTAGCAAAGAAGAGATACCGGAAGGAAATCCCAAAGAAGCAGAAGAAACATAATAGGATATACATTATTATCCAGACCAAAGACACCTCCTTCAGATCATGACCAGCTCGCCATTGCTTCATGTTTCCCTCCTAAAAGAAAACAAAGCGAAGATCAATGTACAAAAAGGATACGAAGATCTGAAAGCACAGCTGAAAACATCATACTATACTCGTTCTATCAATCAGCTTCTTAATTCAGCTCATTAGGGAAGTAAACTCAAACATCAAACTTCTGTGTCTTTTTGCTGCTAGATCCAACTAATACACAGAAACACgttttaactttaaaaaaaagaagcaaTAGCTAACATAAAGACGTAGATAAATATGTTTGTTTATAAATGAAAACAAAGCTCTTAGGGATTTGGCTGACAACATAAAGACGGTGTTAACAAGAGGTTAGAGATTTGGAGGCAGACTctagaatctaaaggtttcaagttgaacaATACCAAGAcataatacttggagtgcaagttgaGTAGGACGACTCAAGTGGTGGACGAAGAAGTGAGGCTTGACTCTCAAGTCATCCCTAGAAGAGAGAGTTTTAaataccttgggtcggttatacaAGGGAATagagagattgacgaggatgttacacatcgtattggggcgggatgaaTGAAATGAAGGCTCGTTTtaggtgttttgtgtgacaagaatgtgccacctAAACTTAAAGataagttttatagagcggtggtcagACCGACTATGTTATATAGGGTGGAGTGTTGGCtagtcaagaactcccatgtccagaagatgaaggtggcggaaatgaggatgttgagatggatgtgcgggcatagcAGGCTAGATAGAATTAGAAATGAATTTATATGGGACAAGGTGGGCGTGGCCTCTGTGGAGGATGAGATGCGAGAGGCGAGACTAAGATGGTTCGGGTATGTGAAGAGGAGAGGCAAAGATGCaccagtgaggaggtgtgagaggttggccctGGAGGGCataaggagaggtagaggtaggccgaagaagtattgAGGAGAGATGATTAGACAAGATATGACGTTACTCCAGCTCACTAAGGACATGACCATGGATAAGAAGGTGATGAGATTGAGCATAAAGGTAAAGAGTTAGGATAGGTCGTCCAGCGTTGTCCTTGTCTGTAACAATAGCTTTAGTACATGAGTTAGCATTAATTATGTATTTTCGTATTCCTTGACTCCTGTGTTTACTTGTCGTTGCTTTTGTTCGGACCTTCCAATTACAATACTTAGTTTTAGTTTTGTAACTTTGTATTTTTGCTTCGGTTTTCTAATTGGTATGCTTGTTGCtgcctttcttttatttttcctaaGCCGGGGGTCTTCCAGAAACAGCGTCTCTGCCTTCTTGAATGTAGGGATAAAGTATGCGTACATCCTACCCTCTCCAGACACcgcttgtgggattacactgggtttgttgttgttgttgttgttgttgatgatgatgtttgGATTATATCATTTGCTTCAAATTTAAATTATGATTGCCTACAATATTAATGTGAAAGTAAAAACTAAAACTTAAATGTTTAATTGTGTTGTTATTTACTTAATGTCAAATTACTGGAACAATATAAGTGCTATATAATTAGTAAGTATCATAatacacaaaaaaaaataaaaaaaaattggacCTTGAGAGTTTAATATTAAGCCATTATAGAACTTGGACTTTGGTATGTATTATGAAGCATATGCTGTTTTTAGTCTTCACAGATAAGAAAGTTTTCTTTGCATGCAAATTTGTAAAGCGTTTTAACTGACCTCTTAAGAGATATTTTTCATAGGTTATCATTTCTTTCAACGAAATAAACTATAGTTTAGAACATGTTAAGTGAAGGCCTCAAACGCAAAGGGTTATAGGATTCAGCCTAATATATATCACCAGCATGGTGTGACTGAAGAAGATGAATTCCTAATTTTACGAAGATTATTAGACCTAAATCTAAATGGTAGACAGATTTCATGTGTACTAAGAGGATGATGTTTTGTTGAGTTCAGGTATAGATGGTCAACGTTCATCAATTTTCGAATAATATGCCAGAAACAAGAAATGCAAATGAATTCACTTCACCTTTTCTCTTATTCCCGGAAGAAGCCTCAGCAGTAGGAGTACCATAGCCCCATGCACAGCCAGTAACTTCCTTAGGTTCCTGATTACCCAAAAAACACTGACGAGTCTGAAATCCACAACTATTTAGGCCTTGTCCATTTAACTCTCCCGAACCCGGCTGTAGACAATAAACCTGATCGTCACATTGTAGGTTGCAAGGATTCATCACATAAGCTCCAGGATAGTTAGGATTAACAAGATTCTGATATATGTTCCCACTCTTCATTGGCTTCTGATACGGAAAAAATCCAATATCACCTTCAATCCTTCCTCGGATATCCACAAGCAAGCACTTGAGCTTGCTAATTTCAGCTTCCAAGACGGATTGGCCCTGTAACCTCTTCAACAGTTGCTGATTTATAGCCCTCAACCTCACTACCTCATCCTCTAATGATGCAACCCGAGCCTTATTTTTCTCACGGTACTTGCGAACTGCTTCCTTATTACTCAAAGGGCGTTTCTTTCCTATCTTATTCTCTGCAGACTCTGCAGTATCATCACTTAGGGGAGGAACAACCTTGGTGTGAACATGGTAacaagtgtgtgtgtgtgagttATCAGGACCAGGTGGATTGCAAGTGTGGGTATGAATACAAGCGTGCATGTCCGAGAGAATTTCATTGAAAAGCCTTTTAGTGGAACTACATTCTGGAATTTCACCAAAATTAGAACTTGACCCCATTTCTTGGTTAGAGAAATGTAGCTCCCTGTTGTGCATTATAGATATCCAAAAGAACCTGAAGGTGAACCACAAACAATTAAGGGACTCCTATATAGATGTTATACAACTATCCAATCCTTAAGAGGACAAAGCTCCAAATAGAAG is a window from the Nicotiana tomentosiformis chromosome 10, ASM39032v3, whole genome shotgun sequence genome containing:
- the LOC104115438 gene encoding basic leucine zipper 23-like encodes the protein MHNRELHFSNQEMGSSSNFGEIPECSSTKRLFNEILSDMHACIHTHTCNPPGPDNSHTHTCYHVHTKVVPPLSDDTAESAENKIGKKRPLSNKEAVRKYREKNKARVASLEDEVVRLRAINQQLLKRLQGQSVLEAEISKLKCLLVDIRGRIEGDIGFFPYQKPMKSGNIYQNLVNPNYPGAYVMNPCNLQCDDQVYCLQPGSGELNGQGLNSCGFQTRQCFLGNQEPKEVTGCAWGYGTPTAEASSGNKRKGGKHEAMASWS